One segment of Ignavibacteria bacterium DNA contains the following:
- a CDS encoding cytochrome C, producing the protein MSKLFALLLVTGLTATVLLGWNANARSEPKRSDLPKKESSKIERGRYLIEVAGCNDCHTDGFAPSGGQVPESEWLQGSVVGFKGPWGTTYPINLRLLVNSLSEKEWITYAKSVKGLPPMPWWSLHNMTNDDLGAVYAFVKHLGPKGEPAHAPIPPGEAPAGPFIDFDVHMPSTK; encoded by the coding sequence ATGAGTAAACTCTTTGCCCTTCTTCTTGTAACGGGGCTTACGGCTACCGTCCTTCTGGGTTGGAATGCCAACGCACGATCCGAACCAAAACGCAGCGATCTGCCTAAAAAGGAGTCATCCAAGATCGAACGAGGCCGTTACCTCATTGAGGTTGCAGGTTGTAATGACTGTCACACCGATGGCTTTGCACCATCCGGAGGACAGGTGCCGGAATCTGAATGGCTACAGGGTAGCGTTGTAGGATTTAAGGGGCCATGGGGAACGACATATCCGATAAATCTTCGACTACTTGTGAACAGCCTCTCCGAAAAAGAGTGGATCACGTATGCGAAGTCTGTAAAGGGGCTCCCTCCAATGCCATGGTGGTCACTCCATAACATGACCAATGACGACCTCGGTGCCGTGTACGCGTTCGTTAAACATCTTGGACCTAAGGGTGAGCCGGCACACGCTCCGATCCCGCCGGGTGAAGCTCCTGCCGGACCCTTTATCGACTTCGATGTGCATATGCCATCAACCAAGTAG
- a CDS encoding sigma-70 family RNA polymerase sigma factor — MDALASTAEELFDRMRRGDHAAFDRLYETYASKVLAYARTVLRDDGKAADIVQQVFTSIYSSRASFRGDNLDAWIFAIARNACLRQKRVDTRSTPLIDPEALRADDAEMSPIDVEVVRTAVDSLPDDDRVIIRLRYFDDLSYNDISAMLGISLTLTKVRLFRARRRLASVLHPHFKDL, encoded by the coding sequence ATGGACGCTCTTGCATCAACGGCTGAAGAACTTTTCGATCGAATGCGACGTGGAGATCACGCCGCATTCGATCGTTTGTATGAGACCTATGCGTCGAAGGTCCTTGCCTATGCTCGAACCGTTCTACGGGACGATGGAAAGGCTGCAGATATCGTTCAGCAGGTCTTTACGTCTATCTACTCCTCGCGCGCATCCTTCCGTGGCGACAATCTCGATGCTTGGATCTTTGCGATCGCACGTAATGCTTGTCTTCGTCAGAAGAGAGTTGATACGAGGAGTACGCCCCTTATCGATCCCGAGGCATTGCGAGCAGATGATGCAGAAATGTCCCCGATCGATGTTGAAGTTGTAAGAACTGCAGTGGATTCTTTACCCGACGATGATAGAGTGATCATTCGACTCAGGTATTTCGATGATCTCTCGTACAACGATATTTCTGCAATGCTTGGGATCTCGCTAACGCTGACGAAGGTGCGACTCTTTCGTGCGCGACGCAGACTGGCGTCGGTCCTGCATCCTCATTTCAAGGATCTGTGA